One window from the genome of Bacteroidota bacterium encodes:
- a CDS encoding ferrous iron transport protein A, with protein sequence MEKRTLDSARKGKYFTVMALPHGVLKVQLIRFGISEGDRIFCLERLPGGTVVIQKNRQEIALGYELASQILISEEL encoded by the coding sequence ATGGAAAAAAGAACGCTTGATTCTGCCCGTAAAGGGAAATATTTTACTGTGATGGCTCTGCCACACGGAGTGCTGAAAGTGCAGTTGATCAGATTTGGAATAAGCGAGGGAGACAGAATATTTTGTCTTGAGAGATTGCCGGGAGGCACTGTAGTTATACAGAAGAACCGTCAGGAGATTGCACTGGGATATGAACTTGCATCGCAGATATTAATTTCAGAAGAACTTTGA
- a CDS encoding transcriptional repressor, protein MKNNQATELFRDFLKRGSNRITPERFEVLEAALEFDGHFSADELFISMKNNHSHVSRATVYNTLELLCQAELLSLRNFSNKVNYYESNFKRQNHFHLVCMDCGRIVEFTDNRLEEMSKEIGENLGFKTSSYSYNIFARCEKKPDCPWYNGKKNA, encoded by the coding sequence GTGAAAAACAACCAGGCAACCGAGTTATTCAGAGACTTCCTCAAACGGGGGAGCAACAGAATAACACCCGAAAGATTTGAAGTTCTTGAAGCGGCATTGGAGTTCGATGGTCATTTCAGCGCCGATGAACTTTTTATATCGATGAAGAACAACCACTCGCATGTATCGCGGGCAACCGTGTATAATACACTCGAACTCCTCTGTCAGGCAGAACTTTTATCCCTCCGCAATTTTTCAAATAAAGTAAATTACTACGAAAGCAACTTCAAGAGACAGAATCACTTCCATCTGGTATGTATGGATTGTGGAAGGATCGTGGAATTTACTGACAACAGGCTCGAAGAGATGTCGAAAGAAATCGGTGAAAATCTGGGTTTTAAGACCTCGAGTTATTCCTACAACATTTTTGCCCGGTGTGAGAAAAAACCGGATTGCCCCTGGTATAATGGAAAAAAGAACGCTTGA
- a CDS encoding CotH kinase family protein yields MNPIIKFFVLLFLFPFFAQAQFTSSNLPIVIINTNGQIIIDDEKITADMGVIYNGEGVRNYMTDPRNHYNGKIGIEIRGSSTQMFPKKGYAVETRDSAGENLNVQLLGLPSENDWVFNAEYNDKTLMRNTLVYDMARKTGRYASRSRYFELVLNGEYIGTYLLLEKIKNDNNRVPIKKLNPTDITGDALTGGYIVKVDKLDGEDNGGWYSTYPPYPGASQSIYYQFHIPKASDIVPQQINYIRAFVTNFEGVMASPQFEDSLYGYPSIIDENSFADMFLISEVSRNVDAYRLSAFMYKDRDSRDRKLFAGPAWDFNHSLGNANYYSAWLGNGWQLDVLTGDTSFLYNDYFQVPFWWKKFKDSPRFKAKVKERWAVLKNTAFDKTRIFGVIDSLVTYLNESQTRNFQKWPILGQWIWPNWYVGQTYQDEINYLKNWINGRLLWVNSTINLFTSTEDEKPLPEDILLISNYPNPFNPVTNIDYQIPGNGSANISVFSADGSLVSTLFSGEVTKGRYKVEFDAGNLGLASGFYPVVISFYPENGVMQKKTAKVIFLK; encoded by the coding sequence TTGAACCCGATAATTAAATTCTTTGTATTACTTTTCCTCTTTCCGTTTTTTGCACAGGCACAGTTTACATCATCCAATCTTCCCATCGTAATTATCAATACCAACGGGCAGATTATTATTGATGATGAAAAAATAACTGCCGACATGGGTGTGATATATAATGGAGAGGGCGTCCGCAATTACATGACCGATCCCCGAAATCACTATAACGGTAAGATTGGTATTGAAATCAGAGGCTCCAGCACACAGATGTTCCCTAAAAAAGGCTATGCAGTCGAGACCAGAGACTCAGCCGGGGAAAATCTTAATGTACAGTTGCTCGGCTTGCCATCCGAAAACGACTGGGTCTTTAATGCCGAGTACAACGACAAAACCCTGATGCGAAACACCCTGGTGTATGATATGGCAAGAAAAACCGGTCGATATGCCTCAAGGTCGCGCTATTTCGAACTTGTACTGAATGGAGAGTATATTGGTACATACCTCCTGTTGGAAAAAATTAAAAACGACAACAACCGTGTCCCGATTAAGAAACTTAACCCGACTGACATCACGGGTGACGCCCTTACAGGGGGTTACATCGTTAAAGTGGACAAACTTGACGGTGAAGACAATGGAGGCTGGTATTCAACATACCCTCCCTACCCGGGTGCCTCACAGTCAATTTATTATCAGTTCCACATACCAAAAGCCTCCGATATTGTCCCGCAGCAGATCAATTACATAAGAGCGTTCGTAACCAATTTTGAAGGCGTCATGGCATCCCCTCAGTTCGAGGACTCCTTATATGGCTACCCTTCAATTATTGATGAAAATTCTTTTGCCGACATGTTCCTCATCAGCGAAGTTTCGAGGAATGTGGACGCATACCGCTTGAGTGCTTTTATGTACAAAGACAGAGACTCAAGGGACAGGAAACTTTTTGCCGGTCCTGCATGGGATTTTAACCACTCCCTCGGAAATGCAAACTACTATAGTGCCTGGCTCGGAAACGGGTGGCAGCTCGATGTTCTCACCGGCGATACGAGTTTCCTCTACAATGACTATTTCCAGGTCCCCTTCTGGTGGAAAAAATTTAAGGACTCCCCAAGATTCAAAGCTAAAGTGAAGGAAAGATGGGCTGTACTTAAAAACACAGCCTTCGATAAAACCCGGATTTTTGGTGTAATAGATTCGCTGGTGACATATCTGAACGAAAGTCAAACCCGCAACTTCCAAAAATGGCCCATACTTGGTCAATGGATCTGGCCCAACTGGTATGTGGGACAAACATATCAGGATGAGATCAACTACCTGAAAAACTGGATTAATGGTAGACTCCTTTGGGTTAACTCCACGATTAATCTCTTTACTTCCACCGAAGATGAGAAACCCCTCCCTGAAGATATTCTCCTCATTTCCAACTATCCGAACCCGTTTAATCCGGTCACTAATATTGATTATCAGATACCGGGAAATGGTAGTGCAAACATTTCCGTCTTTTCCGCAGACGGAAGTCTCGTTTCCACACTTTTCTCAGGCGAGGTTACAAAAGGGAGATATAAAGTGGAATTTGATGCAGGTAATTTGGGACTGGCATCCGGTTTTTATCCTGTTGTTATTTCCTTTTACCCTGAAAATGGTGTAATGCAAAAGAAAACTGCAAAAGTGATTTTTTTGAAATAA
- a CDS encoding ABC transporter ATP-binding protein, translating to MLELRNITKTFGKTTVVDNISITIDEGEFFCLLGPSGCGKTTLLRMIAGFETPTKGSIVLNGLDITSFPAYKRDFNLVFQNFALFPHLSVYDNVAYGLKVKRINASEIGERVNQTLDSLGLQGFGKRLPSTLSGGQQQRVAVARAIINRPKILLLDEPLSSLDKKIAERTLIELTDLQKNLGITFLYVTHNQHEALSLADRIALINNGRISQLASPAALYEKPADRFTAGFIGKMNFLPAEIISRVDDHYKIKLFDTHTINFKSGGDFRLGNSSYFCLRPENISISRSPDEITGNSLPAVLKHRVYLGDSIDFEFVTGNGTSLLVKSHRHPGSENLNSIIPGDQCFLKWEDSSGWIVSEN from the coding sequence ATGCTCGAATTACGAAACATTACAAAAACATTTGGAAAGACAACAGTTGTTGATAATATATCAATTACGATAGACGAGGGTGAATTTTTCTGTCTATTGGGTCCCAGTGGTTGTGGCAAAACCACCCTCCTGAGAATGATTGCAGGATTTGAGACCCCGACGAAAGGCTCAATTGTATTAAACGGTCTGGATATCACTTCCTTTCCCGCATACAAAAGGGATTTCAACCTCGTCTTCCAGAATTTTGCCCTGTTTCCACATCTTTCGGTCTATGACAATGTTGCTTACGGCCTCAAAGTGAAAAGAATCAACGCTTCAGAAATCGGGGAGAGAGTAAATCAGACGCTCGATTCCCTCGGTCTGCAGGGTTTCGGGAAGAGACTACCTTCAACCCTTTCAGGAGGACAGCAACAAAGAGTGGCGGTTGCCCGGGCAATCATAAACCGCCCTAAAATTTTACTCCTCGATGAACCATTGTCATCACTCGATAAAAAAATCGCTGAACGCACCCTCATTGAGCTCACTGATCTGCAGAAAAACCTCGGAATCACTTTTTTGTATGTCACCCACAATCAGCATGAGGCCCTTTCACTTGCCGACAGAATAGCACTTATAAACAACGGAAGAATTTCACAACTGGCGTCTCCTGCCGCTCTGTACGAAAAACCTGCTGACCGTTTCACCGCCGGTTTTATAGGTAAAATGAATTTTCTTCCCGCCGAGATAATCAGCAGAGTTGATGACCACTATAAAATTAAACTTTTCGACACCCACACTATCAACTTCAAATCCGGTGGTGATTTCAGACTTGGAAACAGTTCATACTTTTGCCTGAGACCCGAAAATATCTCGATCTCCAGAAGTCCGGATGAAATAACAGGAAACTCCCTCCCGGCAGTTCTAAAGCACAGGGTCTATCTCGGTGATTCCATCGATTTCGAATTTGTTACCGGGAACGGCACCTCCCTTCTTGTGAAATCTCATCGCCACCCGGGCAGTGAGAACTTAAACTCCATTATTCCCGGCGATCAGTGTTTCCTTAAGTGGGAAGACTCTTCAGGTTGGATAGTTAGTGAAAACTAA
- a CDS encoding ABC transporter permease has translation MKTKKRDFLFYLAPPGFWLFIFFFIPLLLIAGYAFAVKDAYGGIKEGFTFENFSQVFEPLYLGVFVRSLLVSLGVTVTTVLLGFPVAYYLSFTRSRLKYFLLFCITLPLWTNFLVKVYSFIILLGENGLVNNFLIWCGLVDKPLALINNTFSLYLSFVYINLPFLIMPVYASLDKIDHSFIEASQDLGAGRVKTFWKIIVPWSAPGLAAGIVFVFVPTLTNFLVPEFLGGINNYMIGNLITQQFSHSRNLPLGAAFSSIIVILVVIVTAAYLKYFNPYSKDEDSNER, from the coding sequence GTGAAAACTAAAAAAAGAGATTTCCTTTTTTATCTCGCACCGCCGGGATTTTGGCTGTTCATCTTCTTTTTTATTCCTCTTCTTCTCATTGCAGGATATGCCTTTGCGGTAAAAGATGCATACGGTGGAATAAAGGAAGGATTCACTTTCGAAAATTTCAGTCAGGTGTTTGAACCCCTTTATCTCGGAGTTTTTGTAAGATCTCTTCTGGTTTCTTTAGGTGTAACTGTCACCACTGTGTTACTCGGGTTTCCTGTCGCATATTACTTGAGTTTTACACGAAGCAGGTTAAAGTACTTTTTACTTTTTTGCATTACACTTCCGCTGTGGACCAATTTTCTCGTAAAGGTTTATTCGTTTATAATTCTGCTCGGTGAAAACGGACTTGTAAACAATTTCCTGATCTGGTGCGGACTGGTTGATAAACCCCTGGCTCTGATCAACAATACATTTTCTCTCTACCTGTCATTCGTCTATATCAACCTTCCTTTCCTTATAATGCCAGTTTATGCATCACTCGATAAAATAGACCACTCATTTATTGAAGCGTCACAGGACCTCGGGGCGGGGAGAGTAAAGACTTTCTGGAAGATTATTGTCCCCTGGTCAGCTCCGGGACTTGCAGCCGGAATCGTATTTGTGTTTGTTCCAACTCTCACAAATTTTCTCGTCCCCGAGTTTCTCGGTGGAATCAACAACTATATGATCGGAAATCTGATCACACAACAGTTCTCTCACTCAAGAAATCTCCCCCTCGGTGCCGCCTTCAGTTCGATAATTGTTATCCTCGTGGTGATAGTGACCGCCGCCTACCTGAAATATTTCAATCCATATTCAAAAGATGAGGATTCGAATGAACGGTAA
- a CDS encoding extracellular solute-binding protein — translation MNGNAGEERFEKQSIKVSKGTVLTSFAIGLFLLFPVIITMFFSFNESNRITSWEGFSLKWYRSAFENISLWAAIKNTVIVAVANTFFSTILGTLAAYGMARYNFKFKSVFRNFIYIPVILPEVIFGMALLTLFNALGLGLGLTTVIISHISFSVSFVILIVGARLDHFDFKLEEASLDLGATPSATFFKVVLPVIYPGVLSAAIFAFTLSVDDFIITFFTAGTGASTLPVKIYSMIKFAITPEINAVSTILIILTSIALVSSFFLQKSNLLEKIKPRYIVSVFIIFTLGIASVSFWLGNREQVNVFIWTEYIDQKIIDEFEAKYDIKVNLDYYSNNEEMLSKLQMGYNGYDLIFPSDYMVDIMLKKGMLGKIDKTAIPNYKYIDRSFKSGYFDPKGDFHIPYAYGYMGIVYNREMVKNPPASWSILWDERFKGKIIMMNDMREVFSVVYNYLGMDIEKRSEADLERALTMLKNQKRLLKKYESSVVQEYLYSGEVWLAHTDLGTALKIMQNDPKFDFIAPLEGTNIFLDNMSIPAQAPNRQNALKFINFLLEPRNTALNIAKVLYPMPNTGAAEFLPEQIKKNSLLFPTPEQIKSFTMLKDLGDFNTKLDIAWTRLMNY, via the coding sequence ATGAACGGTAACGCCGGTGAAGAACGCTTCGAAAAACAGAGCATAAAAGTCTCCAAAGGAACTGTCCTGACTTCATTTGCCATTGGACTCTTCCTTCTCTTTCCCGTGATAATAACAATGTTTTTTTCTTTTAACGAGTCAAACAGAATTACATCATGGGAGGGATTCAGTCTGAAGTGGTACCGGAGTGCATTCGAGAATATTTCACTTTGGGCTGCAATAAAAAACACAGTGATCGTAGCTGTTGCCAACACCTTTTTCTCTACAATTCTTGGAACCCTGGCTGCATACGGGATGGCACGATATAATTTCAAATTCAAATCAGTCTTCAGAAATTTCATCTACATCCCTGTAATTCTTCCGGAAGTTATTTTCGGAATGGCTCTTCTGACACTTTTCAACGCGCTGGGTTTGGGACTTGGGCTCACCACTGTTATTATATCTCACATTTCGTTTTCCGTCTCATTTGTGATTCTGATTGTGGGTGCCCGCCTCGATCACTTCGACTTTAAACTCGAGGAAGCAAGTCTTGATCTGGGAGCTACTCCCTCCGCAACATTTTTCAAAGTTGTACTCCCTGTCATCTACCCGGGAGTACTCTCGGCAGCAATTTTTGCTTTCACTTTGAGTGTCGATGATTTTATTATCACTTTTTTTACGGCAGGGACGGGGGCATCCACACTACCCGTAAAAATCTATTCAATGATCAAATTTGCGATCACTCCCGAGATAAATGCCGTATCAACAATTCTGATCATACTGACCTCCATCGCACTTGTCTCATCATTTTTTCTGCAAAAATCTAATCTGCTCGAAAAAATCAAACCCCGCTACATAGTTTCCGTTTTTATCATATTTACTCTTGGTATTGCCTCCGTTTCTTTCTGGCTCGGCAACCGTGAGCAGGTGAATGTGTTCATTTGGACTGAATACATCGATCAAAAAATAATAGATGAATTCGAAGCAAAATATGATATCAAGGTAAACCTCGATTATTACAGCAACAACGAGGAGATGCTGTCAAAACTGCAGATGGGATATAACGGATACGATCTCATCTTCCCTTCCGATTATATGGTGGATATCATGTTAAAGAAAGGGATGCTGGGAAAAATTGACAAGACAGCAATTCCAAATTATAAATACATCGACCGTTCTTTCAAATCGGGTTATTTCGACCCAAAAGGTGATTTTCACATCCCTTATGCATATGGTTACATGGGAATTGTTTACAACAGGGAAATGGTGAAAAACCCGCCCGCATCGTGGAGTATCCTTTGGGATGAACGCTTCAAAGGAAAGATCATCATGATGAATGACATGAGAGAGGTTTTCTCAGTGGTGTATAATTATCTTGGGATGGACATCGAAAAAAGAAGTGAAGCCGATCTCGAACGGGCTCTTACAATGCTAAAAAACCAAAAGAGGCTGTTAAAGAAATATGAGAGCAGCGTTGTGCAGGAATATCTCTACTCAGGCGAAGTGTGGCTCGCCCATACCGACCTCGGTACTGCCCTCAAAATTATGCAAAACGACCCGAAATTCGATTTTATCGCCCCGCTTGAAGGAACCAATATCTTCCTCGACAATATGAGCATCCCGGCTCAGGCACCCAACCGGCAGAATGCCCTCAAATTCATAAACTTCCTTCTCGAACCCCGGAACACCGCCCTCAACATCGCAAAAGTTCTCTACCCGATGCCAAATACAGGTGCTGCCGAATTTCTCCCTGAACAGATAAAAAAGAATTCACTCCTCTTCCCCACTCCCGAACAGATAAAATCATTCACCATGCTGAAAGATCTCGGAGACTTTAACACAAAACTCGATATTGCCTGGACAAGGCTGATGAATTATTAG